The genomic window gggcagtgggatctctcatgtatgctatggtttgttcacgtccagatttattatatgcagtcagtgcagttagcagatgcATGGCGAATCCCGATAAAAAatattggaaagcagttcagtggattttaagatacttacgaagtactactgatgtttgtttacagtttggaagaactagagatggagttattgggtatgttgatgctagTTTTCCTgaagaccttgatagaagaatatctttcacaggttatgtctttacaataggaggttgtgcaattagttggaaagccactttgcaaactatagtcgctttgtctaccactaaaATTGAGTACATgtcgattactgaggcttgtaaagaagctatttggttgaaagaactatttagtgaactcaatgaagaccttcaaattagtacagtattttgtgacagttagagtgccattttccttacaaaagatcaaatgtttcgtgagagaacaaaacacattgatgttcggtatcattttgttcgtaatattattgctcgtggtgatattgttgtgagcaaaattagtactcatgaaaatcctgcagatatgatgactaagtcacttactataaccaagtttgagcattgcttaggcTTGATTGGTGTTCAttattgaagttaaacccttaagggattttatggaagaggtgaaaaacttgttcgttgattgtaataggcccaatttgcccgggctcaaaagtataaataaaaaaaccaatagaaaacaaaaaaaaaaccaaagtccAAATGTCCATTACATTGAcccaatttaaaaacccaaaattacaTACCCAAAACCCACTAAAGAGAGGCCCAATTACAAcaaaaaactaaaccaaattacAATGGCCCAGATCACCTAAGCCCCAAAGACCACAACCCGAAACCCTAGCAGCAATGGTGAGCCTCCAGTACCGCAGTCGAACCCAAGGCTCCCCCGCGCGTGCTACGCCCCTGCATGCGTGCATCTCCTCGGTACGCCTGTGCCTCTGCCTTCGCCCCTCTCGTACGACCGTACCTGCAGCAAACAACAAATCGACAGCAAAAATGGAACAaacaaacaacaaaaagaaaggcagagaaaaaaacaaaaaaagaattgGTATtcgtttgattttttttcttttcttttggttttcGGGTTATAAAAAACCCAAAGATGTACTCAATGGGGGGACTCTCTCACACTCATACTGtatcaaacaaaaaaaaccctTATACAGAAGAGAGGCATattgtaaagaaaaatgaaatcaataaaaaaaaggtttctttttcctcttttcgATTCTGTTTCCGATTactttctttttctgttttcttATTAATCATATacaagtatatacataaaataaaaagggtaaaGGATAACTCGCCGTAGTGAACGCCGTCGGAATACCTCTTCCTTTCGTCGTAACCGGAATGGAAGAAGGTTTGAATGACGGAGGAGAGAAGGAGGGTTGCGGCGCGATATCGAATGGCAAATGGGACTTTGACCTAGGGTTTAAAGTAACCCTTATATAGCCTTGGCAACGACATTGTTTTAAGCCAGTTTTCAATGGCTCAAGAACAACACCGTATTGGCCACCACCCGGTAACCCGCGCGTGACCCGACCCATCCCGTGGGGGATCCGCGCGTTTCTGTTAAATGGGTTATTTGCAACCCTGGTTCTCTTATTTTTTCTAATTGTTTTAATTCggtccttttcattttttttaatttcgttacATAACTTTACAttactttcaatttaatccacctATCAGTTGAGGAAACATAAGCCCGAAACGGCATCGTTTTCAATGACTTGACTTGATTGCCTGGATTTGTGGGCTTAATTCCCGCattagtccttttaatttcaaacatatttcaaatcggtccttctattatttttattcttaaaattagttatttcattttccttattatcattttaatgtttcttttttaattttattattattgctattgtCATTTTTATcactatttattattgttattattattatatttgattatatCCCTAATTGTGTTGTCTTTCCCTTAAATTTGGTTTTGATTTTCGATTTGTTCCCCtttacattttaattactaaactatttttattattatggttattatttttaatgttactataactattaatattattatttatattagtttaTACGTTTGTTTGCCTATGTAcagatattattattttgttatttatattattactttaagttTTAAATTACCATCATGTATTAGTAATTAGTTTCATTACGtttttatgtagtattattttatgttataaataaaattatattaccaCCTTGGATTTACTATAcacttgttttaaaatttattgtgtattattatttaatccaattatgtattacttattttaaattaacacatgtatattattgcatatattttaaatgttcttCTTGCATAATATTTATTGCAAAATTCATCTAAATACTACCATTCTATCTAGTGTTTATTTTAAACTCTATTTTGAgtctatttcatatttaaatatacatatatattattttaaaacttttgtacgtataatttattcaattatgaTTTCTTCTCTTGTTATTGCTTTTAGTGTatcaaaaatttattaataactcGTTTAATTTTTGAATGTTGTATGATCGAGATTATTGTTGCTATTCTTGTTTGAATTTATCCATTGCTTGTTTACATTATTTAATGATTTATCGTTCACTAGCATGTATCgtaatttaagaattatttttttgaataatttactaCCATTCAATCggattacattttatttaaatatcaaaatcgtTTTATTCAAAAGCTTTCAAATAACGCAATACTCGAAATTTAGAATCCTCGAAAGAAtggagccctaacgtattgggttccaattttcttcgttgaatctaaataatcgaaaattttattcaatcaaaacacataaacCAAAACTCAttttcgggaattcgatacgtcgtgtcctaatgtattggatgtgacatgtcgttttctcgatgtgaagattttaaaaaaaaataacaagggctatattcaatgctaggaattttgagaaattgtgtcctaacgtattgggtttcaatttttcatctgacttaaagcaattgaatatcccTTTTTAACTTCACCGcaagagttttgaaaatcaaaagacaagcttattctcggggACTAAAAACGTCGCGCCCTAATGtactgggtgtgacattttattccTCTGAGACAAGGAGGTCTTTAGCATTCGCCTCAATTTATCCAaacatcttttataaaattaacattaacgAAAAGggaaggatcatattttaaaatttttttcaaaacctcgacactaagacattaaacaatcaattcggtaccaattttgggcgttacgagggtgctatcttccttgtgcgtaaccgactcctgaacctattttctcaaatttcgcagaccaaaatcattttcaaggtgatccgatcacacctcaataaaagatcggtggcgactccaattcccattttattttcaaagtcgatccccgtttttttcaaacttaaaaaaatggtttcgactttgataattcgtgtcaaggtggagattgttagagttgtgtgacataaattctaagagattgcttgtaagtcaagttaaataaaatatatattctttctagaaaatttagtatttatgagtataatatattttttagcatttattaacataatatatttgactttgattagaattaggttttttcaacctataaatagatgtagttgaaactcctcttgtaatcattcgaatttgacatagtgaattttcttctcctctgcccgtagtTTTTTCTAGAAAGGGTTTCCAAATGAAAATCTGtgtcctttatttttatttcttttttctttgcgatatattgtcattaccgacattctatttttaacAAAGACATTGAAGTTATCCTTGCATTGATAATCAAATTCATAAATCAAACAGAGATTTACCTTTCGTTAGAACTTTTTCTCatcaatttttctaaaaaatttaattattgcttttttcaatctaattttttaatttaaatttggttCTAGTTTAATTTCAGCTTTTGATTTCATAGAACCCTCATTCCAATTTACTTTTATTGTTTTTACTTGAAGAAATAAAGTTATTATCGATTTTTGTGAATACGACTCTACTTGTTGCTTctactaattattatttttcaagtaaattttatttttgtaggtATCAAGTTAATTTATCTCTAGTTCATAAGAACAATGATAAATATCAAAGTgaagtaaaatgataattttcaatttctacttaaaAATTGTTTTGGAGAGAGTAACATCCACCAATTTTGATAAGTTAGCTTTGAGTTtcggtttatttatttttaatttcattactCTTGATTTGGATCCAACTTGGGTCAATTTACAACAATTTTGTTGGGTTAAatctttatttgaagttttaacTTGAACtcgataatattttatattagggtttgaatttttttttgtttaagttagGTCCTAAATTGTTTTCACATTGGGACCTAGACTtgagaattttttttcatattgggcctaaattatttttttttccaagttaGGCCTTGAACTTGGCAATTGTCCCCACATTGGGgcttgaatttgataattattcCCACATTAAGGTTTGAACTTTAGGTTTTCAAGGactaacttggataaaaaaaagttgaagtcTCAATTTGGGAACATTTCCCAAGTTCAAggcctaacttggacaaaaaaaattcagGCCTCAATATGAGAACAATTGCCAAATTTAGGGTCTAACTTGGATAAAAAGAAAGTTCAAATTCTAATGTAAGAAAAGTTGTCAAGTTTAAATCCGAAAATATGATTTAATCCATTAATTTTCATGtataacaaaatagtaaaaaaaagtatttatatatatttataattaaatttaaataaaataataaaaaattgataaaatattggTCACAAGCAGACCGTTATGAGTTGCATTTATTGAATATTTGAGTTGGAATGGTGTGAAATAAAAGACAAAAGCATTAATCTCCACTTCTGGGTAATGTATAGCACCAAACGGTCATACACAAATTATACAAAGCAATACAAATTTTGTTGGAAATTTATTCCAatgatctctttttctttttatcccCAAACAATTCACATTTTAAACTAAGTCCAAACAATCAAATTCAAAAGCCACCAAGCAAAAGCTCTCCAATTAGTTCACCATGGCACAATGTTTCCTAATCTCACCTTGATTCCCTGTGAGTACTTCAACTTTACCCATCTTCTCCATCGACACTGCAAAATCTTTAGCAAAAGTCGATCCATGGCGAGAAGCTTGCAAGACGTAAGCTTTGGTCTCCGCATTGTTGAGAAGTGCGGCATCAGATCCAAAGAGCCCTCTTCTTTTAGAGACGAGTGTGTAGTAAGCTTCGTCAAAGGTCTTGAAGCTTCCAGGGTCCATCTCCACCAGTGATGTGATGTCTCCTGGTTTGCATTTTTGCTTCAACTGAGTGACATAGGTCGGATCCATCGATGGGTCGGCGTCGCCTTTGCCACTGAAATTGTAGAGACGGAGGCCAAAGGCAACGCAATGAGATGTTCCAATGGTGTGTCCTCCTTTATAATTTGAAAACAGCTTTAAATTAACCATCAAGTTGTCAATTTTAATGCAAGTAGTAGAACATATGTTCATGGGTTTACAGCTCCGATTATGCTTCCTCCAAAGTTAACCCaagatttaaacaaaaaaataaaaacgattTGACAAATAAATActtgtttttataaaaattgtaccaatataattttcttttgatataatatttacttgtactcataatttttttaaaaccttaAATCAGAGAAAAAAAACATAGTTAAGTGCATTTAACCCTACATTCTCTTTATTGTTGCAATAACAACAATTCTAACTAAGTTAGGTGactttttaaacttaaaataaaatcaaaatcaccTGATAGAACTGCCAAATCTTTCATGTTTAGACCTTTAGAAGCAAAATTTTGTTTGAGTTGTGTTACATTGAAAAAGGGAGAAGGCAAGTTTGCGAGTGCCTCGCTCAATTTTGAAACCCTTCCATCTCTTCGGCCCAAAGGAACTTTCCAAGAAGGTCCATTTATCTGAAAATTTTAATTCAGAACACccgaatataaatataaatattaaaatatgagtATGTGTCACTTTAGACattaatacatttaaaaatttttcctaaaattttcctAGTATTTAGAAAGTTATATCTCAATACTTAAAgttcaaatttatataaaatatgaatacggtacacaaattttaaaagaaaaaagaaagaaagagttaCCATGGAAACTGAATCTCGAGCAGCTAAGGCAAGGATATCAGCACAAGAAACCACACCAGGACAGGCTTGTTCGACTGCGGATTTGACAGCATCAATTACATGGTAACCTCGTAAACTTAGGTTGGGGATGGCGTCTTTCTCAGCTTGGTTTTTAGTGGAATTTAGAAGAACCGATCCATCACATCCCTGCCCAGTCAACAACAGTTGTTACATGCTACATTACTTGATTTTGACGCCCATTCCACTAAAAATGGGTCCACATAAGGTTGAATAAACTTACTCTAACGAAGCAGTCATGGAAATGGAGCCTGAGCAAAGGAGCAGCAAGAGTTGGTGCTCTAGAAATGAACCCATACGTTGTTTTCCTTATAATAGACTCTGCATTTGGACAAGTCTCGCTGTAAAACCCCAGCTTCAAACCTTGTGCATTGCTATGGTTTAAAACCATAACAACAATAATGAGCTGAAAATGAAGACACAACAAAACCCTTTGCCCTATTTCCATTTTGCCTTGCACCTGATTCTTCAGCAACTgcttataaaacatatatatataaatttacgTGAAGGAAAGACAAGAGAAGAGATTGGTTGAGCTTTGATAAACTAAATCACTGAGCATATTTTTTAGCAGTTAGCTTAGGGAATCG from Gossypium hirsutum isolate 1008001.06 chromosome D12, Gossypium_hirsutum_v2.1, whole genome shotgun sequence includes these protein-coding regions:
- the LOC107946327 gene encoding peroxidase 27 codes for the protein MFYKQLLKNQVQGKMEIGQRVLLCLHFQLIIVVMVLNHSNAQGLKLGFYSETCPNAESIIRKTTYGFISRAPTLAAPLLRLHFHDCFVRGCDGSVLLNSTKNQAEKDAIPNLSLRGYHVIDAVKSAVEQACPGVVSCADILALAARDSVSMINGPSWKVPLGRRDGRVSKLSEALANLPSPFFNVTQLKQNFASKGLNMKDLAVLSGGHTIGTSHCVAFGLRLYNFSGKGDADPSMDPTYVTQLKQKCKPGDITSLVEMDPGSFKTFDEAYYTLVSKRRGLFGSDAALLNNAETKAYVLQASRHGSTFAKDFAVSMEKMGKVEVLTGNQGEIRKHCAMVN